CGCGGGCGTGGTGTCATCGACCACGGCGGCGGTGGCCGGCACGGCCGGTGTCGTGGCGGTGGGCAGCGACGCGGCGATCGCCGGCGCGGTGATGGCGGGGGCGATCGGCGGCGCCGCCGGCAGCATCTTCAGCCAGGGCGTCGGCCTCGCCACCGGCATCCAGAACAGCTTCAACTGGAATGCAGTCGGCCTCGCCGCCATTGGCGGCGCGATCGGCGGCGGTCTGGGACCGAACGCTCTCGACGCGTTCGGCGGCGCGACGGCAAGCAGCTTCGTGAACGCGGCCCTGCGCGGCGTCGCGGGCAGCATCGTCACCCAGGGCATCGGCGTCGCGACCGGCCTGCAGAAGAAGTTCGACTGGACCGGCGTCGCCGCCGCCGGGATCGGCGCCGGCGTGGGCGAGTTCGTGAGCGGATTGCTGCCGGGCAGCGCGACCGGCACGCCGGGAAGTGCCGGCTACCAGCCGCCGAGCCTGTCCAACCTGTTCCTCAGCGGCATGGCCGGCGACATCGCCAACGCCGCGACCCGCACGCTGATCGATGGCTCGGACTTCGGCGATAATCTCATTGCGGCGCTGCCCGATACCATCGGGCAGACGATTGGAAATGCGATCGCGGGGGAGGTCGAGGGATCAGATCAGCTAACCCCTGCCGAACACGAATCTCGCATGAATGTATACAATTCCGCCCTAAATACTGGGGCGGAGCCGGATAAGTTGGCAGAGCTTTACCATGAGCTCGGCCTTGACTCGGTTACACCTGGAGCTCCGCCGGTAGATCATGTCGATGTCCAATCCCTCGGCTCAATCTCAGATGATGTGGATACCATCACAGCTTACGAGGAGGCCAATGGTTGGCAAGTTCAAGGATTAATAGGGTCTGGGTCGGACGCAGGCAGCGTAAGAGCTACCAGTGAAAGCGCAGCAGACCTCGGCCCCTATAACGACCTAGTATACAAAACCCCGTTCACCTCCACACAAGCGGCAGCTGTAACTATGGGATGGGTAGCTCAGCAACTGGATCCCAAATCTGAGTGGTATGCAAATTTCGTGCAAGACATAAACACAAACGCTGTCAGCATAGTTGACGTTGTAGCAAGCAATTCCTCTTCAGGTTCGACTTCCATATCCCCGACTGGCGCATATGCTGATCCGTGGTTTTACGATTGGATCGGCGATTGGCATCTTCATCCGGATCAACAAAGCATAACGTCTTTCGGATTTTCCGATCGAGATTATCAACACGCTTGGAGTCAACAGCAAAGTCAGGGTTCGGATTATCAATCCTTTGTAACGATTGCAACTAATGCCCCTAACGGAGGGAATTGGCCGACCTACTCGCTTCCGACGAATCTCCCTCTAATCTCCGGTCTGGAATCAGGTGCGTTGGCTGTGGTTCCAAACGCTCAGGGGAGTCCCGTTGTTCGCGACAGTCCACCGATTAATTTCCGCAGCCTGTCAGCCACAGGCGTCAATGATCTTCAGGCGTATTCGTTCCTGTTGTATGACAGAGTTGGGAATAGTCAGACGCGGTGGATCATTCCCGGTGTTCTCGATAATGCCAAACCGATTGTACTTAAGGGCCAATAGGACATGCCGACTATTCTGATTTCTGCGATAATCTCTGTGTCGCTGGGACTTTCTCTGCCTTCCGGCCCTATGGTCGAAATTTCATACACGAAGAATGACATAACCGACACGGAGGCCTCTCGGGTTGGTCTTGAAATTGCGAAGTCAGTTTGGGAGGACTTCTGTAGGGCAGCGAAGAGCGCAGATCATTCATGTGGAAGCGGGTCGCTCTATCAAATAGAAGTGAGCGTACATAAGATGCCGCAGGCTTGCGATGCAGTTATCAAACCGCGAGTGTCTCAGATAGGTGCGCTGCGCCGCTTGGAAAATTTGCAGGCCATAACTTATAGCTGCTATTTCCATCCGAATGACTCCGGCTACCACCTCTATCGAGATGACAGCACCGAACTGCCACCGCTAGTCCATCAGTGACGCTAGTGTCCTGATCGAGAAGTTTCTACGATTATGTCCGAGTGATTTGGAGGGCATGATCGATGGGCAAGCCTGCACCTGTGATTGAATAGCGACTACACCTATCGGGCCGGCGGCCGGCTGGCGAGCGTCGCGGTCAATGACGGCCATCCGCGCACCATCACCTTCGGCACCAACATCGAAGGCCAGATCCTCAGCCGCAGCGAGAACGACAACAACGCCGGCACCGTCGACCAGAACGAGCGGCACTTCTACTTCGACGGCATGGCGCTGGGCGACGTCTCGAACAACGGCACCTCCGACACCGATTACGCCGCCTCGATCGCGGCCCACATCGCGGTGCCGGGCAGCGGCAATCTGCGCGGCGGCGCCACCGTCGCGATGCCCTATGCCGACTTCGACCAGAGCTACGATCCGGTCAACGGCATCACCTATGCCGGGGCGCCGTCGCACTACACCGCGCAGGACGGCGACACGCTGGCCGGCATCGCGGCGATGGTCTGGGGCGACGCCAGCCTGTGGTACCTGATCGCCGACGCCAACGGCCTGAGCTCGCCGGGCGACAGCCTCACCGCCGGCACCGACCTCATCCTGCCCAACAAGGTCGTCAACCTCCACAACAACGCCGGCACCTTCAAGGTCTACGACCCCAACGAAGCGATCGGCGACACCGCACCGACCGTGCCGAAACAGCCCAAGCACGACAATGGCTGCGGCGTGCTCGGGCAAATCCTGCTCGCGGTCATCGCGATTGCGGTGACCGTCGTGACGGCGGGTGCCGCGGTCGCGGCACTCGGGCCGGTCGGCATGACGCTTGGCGAAGGGATCGGCGCGTTCTTCGGCGTTGCCGGCGCCGCAGCCACGACCATAGGCACTGCGGGGTTCGTCGCCATCGGCGCAGGCGCAGCGGCGCTCGGCAGCATCGTCAGCCAGGGCGTCGGATTGGCCACCGGCATCCAGGACAGCTTCAACTGGGGCGCGGTCGGCCTCGCGGCGATCGGCGGCGGGATCAGCGGCGGCCTCGGCGCGAATGGCGGATTGCTGGGAGAAGGCGGCATCCTGGGTTCGACAGGCGATTACATCGCCGACGCGGCCCTGCAAGGCGCCGCGGTCAGCGCGGCCACGCAGGGGATCGGCGTCGCGACCGGTCTGCAGAACAGCTTCGACTGGACCGGCGTTGTGGCGGCGGGCATCGGGGCGGCAGCAGGCACTTATGTCGGCCACCTCCTCACCAATAGCTTCTCCACCGGCGGCAGCCTGAATCTCGGCGGCGCCGCCGCGAACCTCTCCGCCACACGCTTCCTGTCCGGCATGGCCGCCGACATTGCCAATGCCGCGACGCGCACGCTGATCAATGGTTCGGACTTCGGCGACAACATCATCGCCGCGCTCCCCGACACCATCGGCCAGACCATCGGCGGCACCATCGAAGACGCCGCCGGCGGAGCCTTCGACGCGCAGACGCCCGCCGCTGGCAGCGGCAGCGATACCATCAGCATGAGCGGCACGGGCGGCCACAACAAATGGGGCGTGCCCGACGGCATATTGAACGCCCAGACGGTCATCAACGAGGCCGATACGTCGTTCATGCTGACGCCGGACATCGACACCGGCCGGACGGGGTTCGACTGGAACAGTTTCAACCCGGCCGACGCGGGGATCGTGCGCGGCGGTGGCGGCGACGACACCGAGACGGTCGTCGTCGAATCCCAGCAGCTTCTCGATGCCGCCGGCCCGCAGGCCGTGCTGCAAGGCCTCGGCTATGGCCTGTCGAGCAACGGCAACATATTCGGCACGATCGGCGCAGGCTCCGCGTCGTCCTCGCGGTATTCGGTGGCCGCCAATCTCGGCCTCGGCGACGGACGGCTTCACTTCTCCTCCTGGGGAGGAGCCGACTACCCCGACGGTCGCGCGCCGGGTTACTCCGTAGGACCGGCTCAACCTTACGATCCGCGATACGATAACGCACTCAATATGCGGCGACTGGAGGCATTGGGTGATAGTCCAATTGGTGCGGCCCTGTATGTCGAGGGTCATATCCTGGGCGCCGACCAGCACATGCAAGACGCGGCTCTCGTTTATGGCACCGCGCTCAATGGAGCCCTCCTTGGCTTCGCCGGCGTGGGTGGAAGGGCGCCTAGCGTTCTCAATGCGCAAAGCGAATTGGAGACCGTCGGAGACGCCGCAGACAGTGCTGCGGTTCGCGTGGGTCCATATGGCGACCTAACCGCCGAACTGAAGGGAACAGGAATTCAGGCCAATCACCTGAATCAGGACGCCGCCTTTAGAGATTTGATCCCGCGTAATGACGGCCTGGCTGTCGGCATGCGTGGTAATGCGTTTACCGAGGTGGGGTCGGCGCACTACGAATTTCACTCCAGCCTTGAGGAGTTCTGGAGTCCTTATCGGGACGTCGATAGCGATCTTTTTGGTCTCCGGCCGACCAATGGCGAATACGGTACAGCTGTTGAAAAGGCCTTGGTCCAATCTGGCTACACACCATCGCAGGCCGCGAGTATTAGCGCGCAAGCCGCAGGCCAGCGTGCTAGTTTTGGGCTGACGCCCGAGACGCTCGTGCCGCGAGTGCCGGGGCGACTACCACAGAGAGCAAGGTGAATGATGCATCCAAGAACCGTCGCCACCCTCGATAAGCTCCGCGCAGAAGACTGGTTCCGCAATGTCGGTGTTCGTGACACGGAGGTGGCAGATGTAGTCTCATCTTGGCAGGAAGCTGTTGAGAGCTGCTCTTCACCAGCCTGGGTTGGCCTGTGCCACGACGCTGTTAACGCATATAGTGATCGGATTAGAGAACGATCACCCGAAGAATATGAAAGGTGGAACGATGTTGTCTTGTCAGTGCGTCCGGAGGCAATCGCACTGACGCGAGAAAAGACGCAGCGCGTCATTCAAGATAATAATCTACCCAAAGATTTTTTAAATGCCGTAGCATGGGATATACTACATCTTTGTGTAGAAGCCGAGTTCGCAGATATTTACCCGCCCGGTTTTTTTGCAAGCCAGTCGTACTGGTACGCTAATGGGCACTTCCCTTGCGGCTGGCGAGGACCGTTCCCTCAGGGAGGTAGGCTGGTCGTCTATTAAGCGACAGGCGCTGAAGTGCGAAAGCAAGATAAAAGGAATGGCTCCCCCTGCGGGGTAAGCCATTGTCTGCACATCGTTTTTTAGCGAGATAGCCGGCACTGGTGGGGGAGACTCCCGGTGCCGTTGCCGTGCTACGATTCCGTGCTTTGGCCAAGCCCCAAAGAATGACGACGTAGTTCTTCGGCCGCACGGTCGCCAAGACCGACTTCGGCGGCAACAGCTTCGCGTCGAGCTTCGACCTTGCGGGCCGTCTGGCGGCGGAGGGTGGCGACGGGGCGAGCTACACCTATTACAACACCGGCCAGGTCGCGACGGAGACCTCGGCGTCGGCCTACTCGTTCGAGGACGTGGCGGGGACGGGCGGCGATCCGGGCTACCGGGTCTACTACACCGACTGGACGGGCGAGAGCTTCGCCTATGACGCGAACGGCAACCGGACGCGCGAGACCACGACCGGCTATCACAACGTCGACAACGACAGCGGCGAGGCCGGCCTGCCCAAATACCAGCCCGGGCTGCGGACCACGACGGCGGAGGACGCGACCGTCACCTGGGACGCGCTGAACCGGATGACGAATTTCAGCGACACCGGCGCCAATCTCGCGCTGCCGCCCACGACCATCGCCTGGGAATACGACCTCAATAGCAACATTCGCTACATGACCGCGAGCTACCAGGCGGCGGACGGCTCGGGCACCACGGCGCAGACCTATTGGTACAAATACGATGCGATGAACCGCTTCGTGACCACCAAGGGCACGCTCACCGGCGCGCGGGGCTCGGGCAGCATCACGGTGGGGACCGGCTCGGTGATCTCCTATGACGCGGCGGGGCACCGGGCGACGGTGACGGATGCGAGCTCGGCGGAGGTCTACAGCTACACCGCGGACGGCTATCTGGCGCAGGTGACCATCGGCGGGGTGCTGCGCGCCAAATACGCGCTCGATGCGAGCGGCCGGGCGCTGGCCTATAGCGAGTACAACGCGGCGGGGACCAGCGTGGTCTACAGCCGCACCGCGGTCTACGACGCGGTCTCGAACGTCACCAGCGACAGCGTGACGACGGTGCGGACCGACGGCACCTATGTCGCGGCCTCGACCTACAGCTACGGCACGCCGGTGTACCACGCGGGGACCTTCTCCTACAGCTTCGACGGCGCCTATCAGGGCGTGGTCAGCCAGATCGTCACCACCAACACCAAGAACGGCAGCGCCCAGCCGACCTCGGAGGCCGACTACTTCTACGACTGGCGCGACAGCGCGGTGGAAGGCACCGAGAGCTACACCGCCAATACCGCGGTCTCGGCGCCGGTGGCGAACTACAGCGGCTACAATTACGGCCTGGGCGGAAGGCTGCAGAGCGTCGTGATCGACGACGGCCATCCGCGCACCATCACCTTCGGCACCAACATCGAGGGCCAGATCCTCAGCCGCGCCGAGAACGACAATGTCGGCGGCACGGTCGACCAGTATGAGCGCCACTTCTACTTCGACGGCATGGCGCTGGGCGACGTCTCGAACAACGGCACCTCCGACACCGACTACGCCGCCTCGATCGCGGCCCATATCGCGGTGCCGGGCAGCGGCAACCTGCGCGGCGGCGCCACCGTCGCGATGCCCTACGCCGACTTCGACCAGAGCTACGACCCGGTCAACGGCATCACCTATGCCGGGGCGCCGTCGCACTACACCGCGCAGGACGGCGACACGCTGGCCGGCATCGCGGCGATGGTCTGGGGCGACGCCAGCCTGTGGTACCTGATCGCCGACGCCAACGGCCTGAGCTCGCCGGGCGACAGCCTCACCGCCGGCACCGACCTCATCCTGCCCAACAAGGTCGTCAACCTCCACAACAACGCCGGCACCTTCAAGGTCTACGACCCCAACGAAGCGATCGGCGACACCGCACCGACCGTGCCGAAACAGCCGAAGCACGACAATGGCTGCGGCGTGCTGGGGCAGGTATTGCTCGCCGTGGTCGCGATCGTCGTGGCGGCCGTGACCTATGGCGCGCTCGCGGGTCCGATGAGCACGTTCGCGGCGAGCACGCTCGGCCTCGACGCGGGCGTGGTGTCATCGACCACGGCGGCGGTTGCCGGCACGGCCAGTGCCGTGGCGGTCGGTAGCGATGCGGCGATCGCCGGCGCGGTCATGGCGGGGGCGATCGGTGGCGTTGCCGGCAGTGTAATCAGCCAGGGCGTCGGGCTCGCCACCGGCATCCAGAACAGCTTCAACTGGAATGCCGTCGGCCTCGCCGCCATTGGCGGCGCGATCGGCGGCGGACTGGGACCGAACGCTCTCGACGCGTTCGGCGGCGCGACCGGAAGCAGCTTCGTGAATGCCGCGCTGCGCGGTGTCGCGGGCGGCATCCTCACCGAGGGCATCGGCGTCGCCACGGGCCTGCAGAAGAAGTTCGACTGGACCGGCGTCGCGGCCGCCGGCATCGGCGCCGGCGTGGGCGAGTATATCGGCGACCTGATCGGAAGCAGGTTCAACACGGGCGGCAGCCTCGACCTCGGCAGCCCTGCGGCCAACCAGGCCGCGGTGCGCTTTGTCAGCGGCATGGCCGGCGACATCGCCAACGCCGCGACCCGCACGCTGATCAACGGCTCGGACTTCGGCGACAATCTCATCGCGGCGCTGCCCGACACGATTGGGCAGACGATTGGCAACTCTATTGCGGGCCAAATCGCCGGGAGTGGCGCGACCGACGACGATCCGTATGCGTCGGAGAGAGCGAGCTGGGTTCGATTTGCCGGTCCCGGCGCCGCGCCGCCGAAGCAGGATGAAGGGTTCTTTGGTTGGCTTGGTGACGAAATCTCGACGGGATGGCATGCCCTCGTGAGTGGCGGAGAAACGATCGTCAACGATGCCTCTGAAGCGTTTGGCGGCGGTCCGGTGTTCGACGATCCCAATGTAGAAACTGTCGTCGTCGAGGGAGCGCGAATGAATCAATCGCGGCCATCTCCGACCTCTTGGTTTAACGGACTCGGCAATCTTATAACCGAGGGCCTCGCACGTGAAGGCAAAAACGAGATCGCGCAGGCCAACGCGCAAGCGGCCGTGGCCCAGCACATAAGGAGCTATTTGCGCGCGCCCTCCGGACTGAAGACGATCGATGCAATGGCATTGTCGGGCGGCGATCCGATCGTGATGGCGAACACCATCAAGGCGTTTCCTGAGACGGCACAGCCAAGAATGATGAGCCACGGCGAGGTCATCGGCAACACCACTACTGTTGCGTTGACAGTGGTACCTGCGGTCTCAACGCTCTCAAGTGAGGTGTTGATTGGCAGCAGGATTCTTGTAGGCTCAACCGAGATAGAACCCGCGTTTTTGCAAGAACTCAAAGGCGGTGGCTCCTGGCTAATGACCGAGGACCAATACTATTTGTATGCAAAAGACGCTGCGTTCGTTGGCCGGCAGGATGGCCAGTTTTTGACATCCGCCCGGCAGATGAACGAGCTCATCGATGCGACGGGCGGTGATCCTGCTCTTCTTGGAGAGAAGCTAGGAGTATCGAGTTGGTCGTCGGATACGCCGCTGGTGCGCATAGATATACCTGATCCGCTTAGCTTCAATCCCCGGCTTCCCGACAGTGCGCTATCGGGGGCAAATACGCTGTTCGAGCCAGGTGGATTGACATCGGGCGGAGCGCCAGAAGTCGCTATTGATCCTGTGCCTGGCAGCCAAATTTGGGCCACGCCTCTGCGGCCCCATCGATAACGAGGAATGTAGATGGCCGACCCAAAGCCAAGGCAAATTGTTGAAAGCGCACTATCAGCTAGTGCCCTTTACGACCTCATTCTCGGCCGAGCACCATATAGATATTTGCCGGTTGGATCGCCCGCGCCAGGCGAGACGGACTTGTCGATCTTGCTGGCCGCTCTCTATGACGAGGTGAAGGTGCTTGATAGAGAACGCCTTCGGGTCGTCTACGAAACCGCGCTCAACAGAGCCTTGGAAACCGAAGAAGGGATCGGGCCGGTTGCGTATGCTGTAGTGTTTGAAGCCTTGCGGAAAGCTAGGAACCGCGCACCAATGAACATTGCATTGAGCGAATTAGCAGAAAAACTCAGGCGCTCGATCGAGCTACACCGTGACACGCTCGGCCGTGACTTCTCGGGTGCAGGGCGTGGATGGACGAACGGCTGGCTCGGCGAGCTTGAGCGTCTTAGCAGGCTCTCACAGGAGCTGGAGGGACCATCGTTCGCGTAAGCTGGCGCTGATCGAGCGGCTTCACCCGCACCTATCACTACGACGTCGACGGCCGCATGCTGGTGAGCCAGTATGCCCGCGCCGCGTGGGACGGCAGCAGCACGACCGAGGCCGATCTCTTCCACTACGATGCGCTGGGGCGCCTCGATTTCCAGGAGAAGGGCACGCTGAGCGGCGGCGCCTGGGTGACGACCGGCAGCGACAAGCAGACGCTGCAATACAATGCCTGGGGCGAGGTCGTCGGCAAGGGCGTCAACGGCCTGACGCAGGAGAGCTTCACCTACGACAATGCCGGCCGCGTCACCCGATCCACCGCGGGCGACGGCACGGTCAAGTTCTATCTCTATGACGGCAATGGCGACCAGACCGCGCTGATCACCTCCGACGGCACCGCGCTGGCGGGCGGCTATAGCTGGTCGACCATCACCCAGGCGCAGGTGCTCTCGCTGCTCACCAGCGCCGGCACCGCCAATATCGGATCGGTGAACGTCGCCGGCATGGTGCTGACCTTCACGACCTATGACGCGCGCGACATGGCGCTCTCGACCGTCGCGCCGTTCCGCAAGCTCAGCGCCGCCGGCGCCGCCGTCACCATCACCCAGAGCCAGACCTACAACGCCTTCGGCGAGATCTGGACCCAGACCGACGCCAACGGCCATGTCACGACCTACACCTACAACACCATGGGCAAGGTTATCGCGACGGCGCTGCCCGCCGTCACCTGGACCGACGAGACCGGCCTGGTGCACAGCGCCGCGTCGCCCACCACCCATGCCTATTACGACGCCTCGGGCCGCGTCGTGGCGACGGTCGACGCCAACGGCAATGAGAGCACGCGCCTGCTGCTCTCGGGCACCGGCCACAACGGCGACGACGCGCTCACGGTCAAGGAGCACGATCCCGACGGTAGCCTCTGGATCTCGAGCTACGACGTCAACCGCGACCTCAAGACCAAATCCACCAATGGCGTCAACTCCGCGGTCAACGAGACCTTCGCCTACGACGCGATGGACCGCCTGATCACAGTGACCCATCCGGCGCGTTCCTCAGACGGCACACAGCTCGTCGACCACTACACCTATGACGGCCTCGGCGAGAGGCTGACGCATTGGAACAGCCAGCTCACATCGAGTTATGCCGAGACGACGGCTTACGACTTGCAGGGCCGGGTGATCCGCACGGCCGACTTCGACGGCCATGTCACGACCTACGCCTACTCCTGGCAAGCCGGTGCGGCGACCGCGGGGCTGGCGACCTTCGGCGGCTGGGAAAAGGACACGGCGGTCTGGACATCCGGCACCGCGACCGTCGCCGGCATCACCGCGTCGGAAACGGACGATTATTTCGGCCGGGTGATCGGCAAGACGGACGAGGGCGGCAACACGATCAGCTACACCTACGATGCCGCCGGGCGGCAGATCACCGCGCTCAGTTCCTATTCGACCGGCAACGCGCCGATCAACACGACCTGGTTCAACACCGGTCTCATCGCGCAGGTCGCGGAGGGGAAGGTCGATGGCCTTGTTCCCGTCCGTTATGTCACGGCCTACAGCTACGACGCCGACGGCAACAAGCTTTCGGAGACTCTCGACCAGATCACCACGAAGCGCCAGGTCGATGAGCGCGGGACGACCTACTATACGGTGGACGCCAACTACGAAAACGCCACCATGACCTGGGATGCGGACAACCGCATGACCGAGTACAAGGATTTGCAGACCGGCGGCGGCGACAA
The nucleotide sequence above comes from Rhizomicrobium sp.. Encoded proteins:
- a CDS encoding LysM peptidoglycan-binding domain-containing protein, with amino-acid sequence MLEYDEYNAAGYSTLTDNRVYYRTAVYDAVSNVTSDRVTTLRSDGTYVAASTYSYGTPVYHAGTFSYSFDGAYQGVVSQIVTTNTKNGSAQPTSEADYFYDWRDSAVEGTESYTANTAVSAPVANYSGYNYGLGGRLASVVIDDGHPRTITFGTNIEGQILSRAENDNVGGTVDQYERHFYFDGMALGDVSNNGTSDTDYAASIAAHIAVPGSGNLRGGATAAMPYADFDQSYDPVNGITMAGAPSHYTAQDGDTLAGIAAMLWGDASLWYVIADANGLSSPSDSLTAGTDLIVPNKVVNVHNNSTTFKVYDPNEAIGDTAPTVPRPKQDKGCGLLGQVVLAVIAIVVTLVSYGALAGPMSTFAASTLGLDAGVVSSTTAAVAGTAGVVAVGSDAAIAGAVMAGAIGGAAGSIFSQGVGLATGIQNSFNWNAVGLAAIGGAIGGGLGPNALDAFGGATASSFVNAALRGVAGSIVTQGIGVATGLQKKFDWTGVAAAGIGAGVGEFVSGLLPGSATGTPGSAGYQPPSLSNLFLSGMAGDIANAATRTLIDGSDFGDNLIAALPDTIGQTIGNAIAGEVEGSDQLTPAEHESRMNVYNSALNTGAEPDKLAELYHELGLDSVTPGAPPVDHVDVQSLGSISDDVDTITAYEEANGWQVQGLIGSGSDAGSVRATSESAADLGPYNDLVYKTPFTSTQAAAVTMGWVAQQLDPKSEWYANFVQDINTNAVSIVDVVASNSSSGSTSISPTGAYADPWFYDWIGDWHLHPDQQSITSFGFSDRDYQHAWSQQQSQGSDYQSFVTIATNAPNGGNWPTYSLPTNLPLISGLESGALAVVPNAQGSPVVRDSPPINFRSLSATGVNDLQAYSFLLYDRVGNSQTRWIIPGVLDNAKPIVLKGQ
- a CDS encoding LysM peptidoglycan-binding domain-containing protein — protein: MNSDYTYRAGGRLASVAVNDGHPRTITFGTNIEGQILSRSENDNNAGTVDQNERHFYFDGMALGDVSNNGTSDTDYAASIAAHIAVPGSGNLRGGATVAMPYADFDQSYDPVNGITYAGAPSHYTAQDGDTLAGIAAMVWGDASLWYLIADANGLSSPGDSLTAGTDLILPNKVVNLHNNAGTFKVYDPNEAIGDTAPTVPKQPKHDNGCGVLGQILLAVIAIAVTVVTAGAAVAALGPVGMTLGEGIGAFFGVAGAAATTIGTAGFVAIGAGAAALGSIVSQGVGLATGIQDSFNWGAVGLAAIGGGISGGLGANGGLLGEGGILGSTGDYIADAALQGAAVSAATQGIGVATGLQNSFDWTGVVAAGIGAAAGTYVGHLLTNSFSTGGSLNLGGAAANLSATRFLSGMAADIANAATRTLINGSDFGDNIIAALPDTIGQTIGGTIEDAAGGAFDAQTPAAGSGSDTISMSGTGGHNKWGVPDGILNAQTVINEADTSFMLTPDIDTGRTGFDWNSFNPADAGIVRGGGGDDTETVVVESQQLLDAAGPQAVLQGLGYGLSSNGNIFGTIGAGSASSSRYSVAANLGLGDGRLHFSSWGGADYPDGRAPGYSVGPAQPYDPRYDNALNMRRLEALGDSPIGAALYVEGHILGADQHMQDAALVYGTALNGALLGFAGVGGRAPSVLNAQSELETVGDAADSAAVRVGPYGDLTAELKGTGIQANHLNQDAAFRDLIPRNDGLAVGMRGNAFTEVGSAHYEFHSSLEEFWSPYRDVDSDLFGLRPTNGEYGTAVEKALVQSGYTPSQAASISAQAAGQRASFGLTPETLVPRVPGRLPQRAR
- a CDS encoding LysM peptidoglycan-binding domain-containing protein, which gives rise to MAGTGGDPGYRVYYTDWTGESFAYDANGNRTRETTTGYHNVDNDSGEAGLPKYQPGLRTTTAEDATVTWDALNRMTNFSDTGANLALPPTTIAWEYDLNSNIRYMTASYQAADGSGTTAQTYWYKYDAMNRFVTTKGTLTGARGSGSITVGTGSVISYDAAGHRATVTDASSAEVYSYTADGYLAQVTIGGVLRAKYALDASGRALAYSEYNAAGTSVVYSRTAVYDAVSNVTSDSVTTVRTDGTYVAASTYSYGTPVYHAGTFSYSFDGAYQGVVSQIVTTNTKNGSAQPTSEADYFYDWRDSAVEGTESYTANTAVSAPVANYSGYNYGLGGRLQSVVIDDGHPRTITFGTNIEGQILSRAENDNVGGTVDQYERHFYFDGMALGDVSNNGTSDTDYAASIAAHIAVPGSGNLRGGATVAMPYADFDQSYDPVNGITYAGAPSHYTAQDGDTLAGIAAMVWGDASLWYLIADANGLSSPGDSLTAGTDLILPNKVVNLHNNAGTFKVYDPNEAIGDTAPTVPKQPKHDNGCGVLGQVLLAVVAIVVAAVTYGALAGPMSTFAASTLGLDAGVVSSTTAAVAGTASAVAVGSDAAIAGAVMAGAIGGVAGSVISQGVGLATGIQNSFNWNAVGLAAIGGAIGGGLGPNALDAFGGATGSSFVNAALRGVAGGILTEGIGVATGLQKKFDWTGVAAAGIGAGVGEYIGDLIGSRFNTGGSLDLGSPAANQAAVRFVSGMAGDIANAATRTLINGSDFGDNLIAALPDTIGQTIGNSIAGQIAGSGATDDDPYASERASWVRFAGPGAAPPKQDEGFFGWLGDEISTGWHALVSGGETIVNDASEAFGGGPVFDDPNVETVVVEGARMNQSRPSPTSWFNGLGNLITEGLAREGKNEIAQANAQAAVAQHIRSYLRAPSGLKTIDAMALSGGDPIVMANTIKAFPETAQPRMMSHGEVIGNTTTVALTVVPAVSTLSSEVLIGSRILVGSTEIEPAFLQELKGGGSWLMTEDQYYLYAKDAAFVGRQDGQFLTSARQMNELIDATGGDPALLGEKLGVSSWSSDTPLVRIDIPDPLSFNPRLPDSALSGANTLFEPGGLTSGGAPEVAIDPVPGSQIWATPLRPHR